From a region of the Mesomycoplasma ovipneumoniae ATCC 29419 genome:
- the mip gene encoding Ig-specific serine endopeptidase MIP: MKLRSKILFLLPSILPIIAISCANTDSNLKSISDVEKSLTDLKNKFDSSQNSSSENLNNLLTKINDEIQNLKKILNSDKLGKFNQESEKILSKLSTFSDNDLQNQEKNAEFQKTFSELVSLVQNQKDTPKPQNPSPIPNPNPSPIPNPNPGANPNPGQNPNHPRPEPVSPEKISTLTPQGQTFSIWRDNKRIVEDQYKYDDPKKELEYHRSLNNISSQGGFTTASVLQPRPESFNLPSSSVLEKLNQQAKNANQPYYQNAQLRGFSLPEIGTDGQIKGILINNFVQPPAVPAYWGQEKRTGGSNRNGLPRVLPNDTYRKIAKNSFSFGIRNGKQRDPNDNIENPDATKRVVRSDMSFGTAAILDFEKTENGSYPLKWFFITNAHVAGSLRLANDVPTDKTQVWGRDESNYSEEFRQYNTWTITLRKLKNTTPVHSKLPTSIGEGFETYYDSEEVRVKELEGNLYNNGRDGQYERDSLLVNETPKKPLNVRTIVIGTNALKSSPKDFSSQKVYQNIEEVLDFAVVEVNFDNETQAKKMTQDYYEAAQQQNHYQGREENFLDPKVYEKIPPTDFYGFGWPSTQNESQRTLDRHENPTDFANRRFQVSPWFNKDVALFRNNNPDDKRWKGGGEFAWTRSYRSFVNLPGITDYFITNPTLTSSYFKIQHAPNEKGDVSSPYLISGQGFLIDNFASGGGVSGTSIRDGNEKVYGLQFASDNAASAAFVLALRSYGYDYKGYYGKYNLPSYDIIYGSKNQFKSYFDAMLQLYGDKSDKKLKTNLFPDGFSESTRKDVFASKSNVINLPEEIQKRTYSRVVSKIEEGS; this comes from the coding sequence ATGAAATTGAGGTCTAAAATTCTATTTTTATTACCCAGCATTTTACCAATTATTGCTATTTCGTGTGCTAATACTGATTCTAATTTAAAAAGCATTAGTGATGTTGAAAAATCTTTAACTGATCTAAAAAATAAATTCGACTCTTCGCAAAATAGTAGTTCAGAAAACCTAAATAATTTACTTACAAAAATTAACGATGAAATTCAGAATTTAAAAAAAATTTTAAATTCTGACAAACTAGGTAAATTCAACCAAGAATCAGAAAAAATCCTATCAAAACTAAGCACTTTTTCTGATAATGACTTGCAAAATCAAGAAAAAAATGCGGAATTTCAAAAGACTTTTTCCGAGCTTGTTAGTTTAGTTCAAAATCAAAAAGACACTCCAAAACCGCAAAATCCAAGTCCAATTCCTAATCCAAATCCAAGTCCAATTCCTAATCCAAATCCAGGTGCAAATCCAAACCCAGGTCAAAATCCAAATCATCCTCGGCCTGAGCCAGTTTCGCCTGAAAAAATTTCAACTTTAACGCCACAAGGTCAAACTTTTTCGATCTGAAGAGATAACAAACGTATTGTTGAAGACCAATATAAATACGATGACCCTAAAAAAGAGCTAGAATACCATCGAAGTTTAAACAATATTTCTAGTCAAGGTGGATTTACTACCGCAAGTGTTTTACAACCTCGTCCTGAAAGTTTCAATCTTCCAAGTTCATCTGTCCTTGAAAAATTAAACCAACAGGCAAAGAATGCTAATCAGCCTTACTATCAAAATGCTCAATTACGTGGATTTTCTTTGCCTGAAATTGGGACTGATGGTCAAATCAAAGGTATTTTAATTAATAATTTTGTACAACCTCCAGCAGTTCCGGCTTATTGAGGCCAGGAAAAGCGAACCGGTGGATCAAATCGCAACGGTTTACCGAGAGTTTTACCAAATGATACTTATCGAAAAATAGCGAAAAACTCGTTTTCTTTTGGAATAAGAAACGGTAAACAACGTGATCCTAATGACAATATTGAAAATCCTGATGCAACAAAACGTGTAGTTCGTTCAGATATGTCTTTTGGAACAGCGGCAATTCTTGACTTTGAAAAAACAGAAAATGGATCTTATCCTCTAAAGTGATTTTTCATAACAAATGCTCACGTTGCCGGAAGTTTACGACTTGCAAACGACGTGCCGACTGACAAAACTCAAGTCTGAGGCCGTGATGAGTCAAATTATAGTGAAGAATTTCGCCAATATAACACTTGAACAATTACTCTGAGAAAACTAAAAAATACAACTCCAGTTCATTCAAAATTGCCAACATCAATTGGCGAAGGATTCGAGACTTATTATGACAGCGAAGAAGTTCGCGTTAAGGAATTAGAAGGAAACTTATATAATAACGGTCGGGATGGCCAATATGAACGTGACTCCCTACTTGTCAACGAAACGCCAAAAAAACCTTTAAATGTGCGTACAATTGTAATTGGAACAAACGCGCTAAAGTCTTCACCAAAAGACTTTTCTTCACAAAAGGTGTACCAAAATATTGAAGAAGTTCTTGATTTTGCCGTTGTTGAAGTTAATTTTGACAATGAAACTCAAGCAAAAAAAATGACTCAAGACTATTATGAAGCCGCCCAGCAACAAAATCATTATCAAGGCCGTGAAGAAAACTTCCTTGATCCTAAAGTTTATGAAAAAATTCCGCCAACTGATTTTTACGGCTTTGGTTGACCTTCAACACAAAATGAAAGCCAAAGAACGCTTGATCGTCATGAAAATCCGACTGATTTTGCCAATAGACGTTTTCAAGTCTCACCTTGATTTAATAAAGATGTAGCTCTTTTTCGTAATAATAACCCTGATGACAAGCGTTGAAAAGGTGGCGGCGAATTTGCCTGAACTCGCTCATACCGTTCTTTTGTAAATCTGCCCGGAATTACTGACTATTTTATTACAAATCCAACACTAACAAGTTCATATTTTAAAATTCAGCACGCACCTAATGAAAAAGGTGATGTTTCAAGCCCTTATTTGATTTCAGGTCAAGGCTTTTTAATTGATAATTTTGCCTCTGGTGGTGGAGTTAGTGGAACTTCAATTCGCGATGGCAATGAAAAAGTTTACGGACTCCAATTTGCTTCTGATAATGCTGCCTCAGCGGCTTTTGTTCTGGCTTTACGTTCTTATGGATATGACTATAAAGGTTATTATGGAAAATATAATTTACCTTCTTATGATATAATTTATGGTTCAAAAAACCAATTTAAATCCTATTTTGATGCAATGTTACAACTTTATGGCGATAAATCTGACAAAAAATTAAAAACTAACTTATTCCCAGATGGCTTTAGCGAATCAACACGAAAAGATGTTTTTGCTTCAAAGTCTAATGTTATTAATTTGCCAGAAGAAATTCAAAAACGCACATATTCACGGGTTGTTTCAAAAATTGAAGAGGGCAGCTAA
- a CDS encoding IS3 family transposase, producing MSVIIEHKTKKIRDFKLSVSNDLNLVMDNIKTFRSIDKDFVIHSDHGFQYTSKVYIDKINKMGGTVSLSRIGNSLDNREVEYWFSIIKSECLNELNYSKITLEDLRKIIADYIFWYNNYRIQSILNWKTPQQYAMML from the coding sequence TTGTCTGTAATAATTGAGCATAAAACTAAAAAAATCAGAGATTTTAAATTATCTGTAAGCAATGATCTTAATTTAGTTATGGATAATATAAAAACATTTAGGTCTATTGATAAAGATTTTGTTATTCATTCGGACCATGGATTTCAATACACTTCAAAAGTCTATATTGACAAAATAAATAAAATGGGAGGAACTGTTTCGTTGTCTCGCATAGGAAATTCTTTGGATAATAGGGAGGTTGAATATTGATTTTCAATTATAAAAAGTGAATGCTTAAACGAGTTAAACTACAGTAAAATAACTTTAGAAGATCTGAGAAAAATAATTGCAGATTATATATTTTGATACAACAACTATAGAATTCAATCAATTTTAAATTGAAAAACACCACAGCAATATGCTATGATGTTATAA
- a CDS encoding zinc-dependent alcohol dehydrogenase family protein gives MKALVYRGDHSIALEDVDKPVIQKPTDAIVRVTKTTICGTDLGIFKGKNPEVASGRILGHEGIGIVEEIGSSVSNVKVGDKVLIGCITPCGKCDNCRVQLYSHCREAEGGWKFGYMINGTQAEYVRVPFADNSLYKYPDTISDEVAVMLSDALPTGHEIGVQYGQVSPGKTVAIIGAGPVGMGALLTAQLYSPSKLIVIDLDKNRLEKAKELGATHTLVPDDSLLEKLHEIVGSDGVDVAIEAVGLPQTWDTCQKIVKPGGNISVVGVHGKKVDFNLQNLWIKNITVTTGLVNTNTLPMLINAVSTGKLPVDGLITHRFNLSDMMKAYDTFLNASDNKAMKIFIDATK, from the coding sequence ATGAAAGCATTAGTTTATCGTGGTGATCACAGTATCGCCCTCGAAGATGTTGACAAACCAGTTATACAAAAACCAACAGATGCAATTGTTAGAGTTACCAAAACAACTATTTGCGGTACAGATTTAGGAATTTTTAAAGGTAAAAATCCCGAAGTTGCCTCAGGTAGAATTTTAGGTCACGAAGGTATTGGTATTGTTGAAGAAATAGGTTCAAGTGTTTCTAATGTTAAAGTAGGTGACAAAGTTTTAATTGGCTGCATAACTCCATGTGGTAAGTGTGACAATTGTCGTGTACAGTTATATTCTCACTGCCGTGAAGCAGAAGGTGGTTGAAAATTCGGTTATATGATCAACGGAACTCAAGCCGAATATGTAAGAGTTCCTTTTGCCGATAATAGTTTATATAAATATCCTGATACAATTTCTGACGAAGTAGCTGTTATGTTATCAGACGCGCTTCCAACTGGACACGAAATTGGTGTTCAATATGGTCAAGTTTCACCTGGTAAAACAGTAGCAATTATTGGTGCTGGTCCAGTGGGAATGGGAGCGCTTTTAACTGCACAACTATATTCACCATCTAAATTAATCGTGATTGATCTTGACAAAAACCGTTTAGAAAAAGCTAAAGAATTAGGAGCAACTCACACACTAGTTCCTGATGATTCATTGTTAGAAAAATTACACGAAATTGTTGGTTCTGATGGTGTTGATGTTGCAATTGAAGCTGTTGGACTTCCTCAAACATGAGACACTTGCCAAAAAATTGTTAAACCAGGTGGAAATATTTCTGTTGTTGGTGTCCACGGTAAAAAAGTCGACTTTAATCTCCAAAATCTCTGAATTAAAAACATCACCGTTACAACAGGACTAGTAAATACAAACACACTACCAATGCTAATTAACGCTGTTTCAACCGGAAAACTCCCAGTTGATGGACTAATTACCCACCGCTTCAACCTTTCTGATATGATGAAAGCTTATGATACCTTCTTAAATGCATCTGACAATAAAGCAATGAAAATTTTCATTGACGCGACAAAATAA
- a CDS encoding MSC_0618 family F1-like ATPase beta subunit, translating into MIGFVSQIWTNVAEIKFQTDLDKIQLEQALTMHQNTTVLVIKKILDANTVRAIVIAKSQPIAVGHQVVNTLTFLQVPVGPTAKNQVFNILAQSQNNAQYKPKTIPINSTVNVTKENFNVRHKLLETGIKALDFFVPIFEGYKIGIFGGAGVGKTVLMKEIIFNVSKQRQKVSSIFVGSGERSREGLELFLELQESNLMSKSTMFVAQMNETPGARSMIVPMGVTAAEYARDYEKEDVLLFIDNIYRFIQATNEVSSALEKNVSIGGYHATMDSDVSFIEDRLYKNENGSITSFQTVFLPMDDLSDPAAISLFTHLDSSFVLSRDKMSRNIFPAFDPLVSTSNSVSVNVIGERHFNAIIAAKSIMKKYKDLEDVILILGFDELDAESKIIVRKALQLENFFTQNFFMAAAFTKEPGVYVPLEKTIDSVIRIIDGEFLDISPSEFAFIGSVDDLAKKEA; encoded by the coding sequence ATGATTGGCTTTGTTTCCCAAATTTGAACTAATGTTGCTGAAATTAAATTTCAGACTGATCTTGATAAAATTCAACTTGAACAAGCTCTAACAATGCACCAAAACACAACAGTTTTGGTTATTAAAAAAATTTTAGATGCAAATACAGTTCGTGCAATTGTGATTGCTAAATCTCAGCCAATTGCCGTTGGTCACCAAGTTGTCAATACACTCACTTTTTTACAAGTTCCTGTTGGTCCTACTGCTAAAAATCAAGTTTTTAACATTTTAGCCCAGTCACAAAATAATGCCCAATATAAGCCGAAAACAATTCCGATAAACTCAACAGTTAATGTTACCAAAGAAAATTTTAATGTTCGTCATAAATTGCTTGAAACCGGGATTAAAGCGCTTGATTTTTTTGTGCCTATTTTTGAAGGTTATAAAATTGGAATTTTTGGTGGTGCCGGAGTTGGTAAAACTGTTTTGATGAAGGAAATAATTTTTAACGTTTCTAAACAAAGACAAAAAGTTTCGTCAATTTTTGTCGGTTCAGGTGAGCGTTCCCGTGAAGGTCTTGAGTTATTTTTAGAACTTCAAGAGTCAAATTTAATGTCAAAATCAACAATGTTTGTTGCCCAAATGAACGAAACTCCTGGCGCACGTTCAATGATTGTGCCAATGGGAGTTACAGCTGCTGAATATGCTCGTGACTACGAAAAAGAAGATGTGCTTTTATTTATTGACAACATTTACCGTTTTATTCAAGCTACTAATGAAGTCTCAAGTGCGCTTGAAAAAAATGTTTCAATCGGTGGTTACCATGCAACAATGGACTCTGATGTTTCTTTTATTGAAGATCGCCTTTATAAAAATGAAAATGGTTCAATTACTTCGTTCCAAACTGTTTTCTTGCCAATGGACGATCTTTCTGATCCAGCGGCTATTTCGCTATTTACTCACCTTGATTCTTCATTTGTGCTCTCACGTGATAAAATGTCAAGAAATATTTTCCCAGCTTTTGATCCTTTAGTTTCAACCTCAAACTCAGTTTCGGTAAACGTTATAGGTGAAAGACATTTTAATGCAATTATTGCCGCTAAGTCAATTATGAAAAAATACAAAGACTTAGAAGATGTTATTTTGATTCTTGGATTTGATGAACTTGATGCTGAAAGTAAAATAATTGTCCGTAAAGCGCTCCAACTTGAAAACTTTTTCACCCAAAATTTCTTTATGGCCGCCGCCTTTACTAAAGAACCTGGAGTTTATGTTCCACTTGAAAAAACAATTGACTCAGTAATTCGAATTATTGATGGTGAATTTTTAGATATTTCTCCATCAGAATTTGCCTTTATTGGCTCAGTTGATGATCTTGCTAAAAAAGAAGCCTAA
- a CDS encoding DnaD domain protein — MHSCYVISNSDIDQNDLNNLLYFYFPVVKFQGYLLFQYFLTIKNANEPINFDFLDKIYSINLDNFNKTREILECLNLIQTFYDSQKEKYLIEIKKPLNSEQIDKNPYLKPLITEKITDKRYLSLVSKFKNNFEKFDTRQIKTDNFHNLSKKFYEIFGQNNQNISTIFNCVKNTDNNEAKKELNFEKYHLFLTGYSMKPRLRNSLLKYVEEKSFSNWAINNVIEYCFKVGNQVKFNYIKKILDSLWDDQIISGADVELELEEIFRTKIKNKNKSESAKTKKITNIESSPKKISKPKSSKKSKVETPEMINAISWFIDENEIN, encoded by the coding sequence ATGCATTCCTGTTATGTAATTTCAAATTCTGATATTGATCAAAATGATTTAAATAATTTGTTATATTTTTATTTTCCCGTTGTTAAATTTCAAGGTTATCTTTTGTTCCAATATTTTTTAACTATCAAAAACGCAAACGAGCCAATTAACTTTGATTTTTTGGACAAAATTTACAGTATTAACCTTGACAATTTTAATAAAACTCGTGAAATTTTGGAATGTCTAAATTTAATTCAAACCTTTTATGATTCCCAAAAGGAAAAATATTTAATTGAAATAAAAAAACCTTTAAATTCAGAGCAAATTGACAAAAATCCTTATTTAAAACCACTAATCACTGAAAAAATTACTGATAAAAGATATTTAAGCCTGGTATCAAAATTTAAAAATAATTTTGAAAAATTTGACACTAGGCAAATTAAGACTGACAATTTCCATAATCTTTCAAAAAAATTTTATGAAATTTTTGGACAGAATAACCAAAACATTTCAACTATTTTTAATTGTGTTAAAAATACTGACAACAATGAAGCAAAAAAAGAACTAAACTTTGAAAAATACCACTTGTTTTTAACTGGATATTCAATGAAACCTCGACTTCGAAATTCATTATTAAAATATGTCGAAGAAAAAAGTTTTTCTAATTGAGCGATTAATAATGTTATTGAATATTGTTTTAAAGTTGGTAATCAAGTAAAATTTAACTATATTAAAAAGATTCTTGATAGTTTGTGAGATGATCAAATTATTAGTGGCGCAGATGTTGAACTTGAACTTGAAGAGATTTTTAGAACAAAAATAAAAAATAAAAATAAATCTGAAAGTGCAAAAACTAAAAAAATAACTAACATTGAATCAAGTCCTAAAAAAATCTCTAAGCCAAAAAGTTCTAAAAAATCAAAAGTTGAAACACCTGAAATGATAAATGCAATTTCCTGATTTATTGATGAAAATGAAATTAATTAA
- a CDS encoding transposase, with protein MLQKLRQRVEFNTLDQQITFKNRDGVPSDPNIWNRYDFYFDILINH; from the coding sequence ATGTTGCAAAAATTAAGGCAAAGGGTTGAATTTAACACTTTAGATCAGCAAATAACATTTAAAAATCGAGATGGTGTTCCTAGTGATCCGAATATTTGAAATAGGTATGATTTTTACTTTGATATCTTAATAAATCACTAA
- a CDS encoding transposase has product MQDQLLDKKGARRKPGSGKPKKQIEPDWNEFTKEELIEIAKRYYETNKDKSKSGKLSEAKTLNIPYSKSAKIFNVCRQSVAKSKTRVIKVKEYENDAIIKKSFLDNKGRYGRLRLSAYISIKYNIYIHPRTLGRHLKRLNLVCKIRKKKKERN; this is encoded by the coding sequence ATGCAAGATCAATTATTAGATAAAAAGGGTGCGAGGAGAAAGCCAGGGAGTGGCAAACCTAAAAAACAAATTGAACCCGATTGAAACGAATTTACAAAAGAAGAATTAATAGAAATAGCTAAGAGATATTACGAAACCAACAAAGATAAATCAAAATCAGGAAAACTTAGTGAAGCCAAAACACTAAATATTCCCTACAGCAAATCTGCAAAAATTTTTAATGTATGCAGACAATCAGTGGCAAAATCTAAAACTAGAGTTATAAAAGTAAAAGAGTACGAAAATGACGCAATAATTAAAAAATCCTTTCTTGATAACAAAGGTAGATATGGTCGCCTAAGGTTGAGTGCTTATATTTCTATAAAATATAATATTTACATTCACCCTCGAACTCTTGGAAGACATTTAAAAAGATTGAATTTAGTATGTAAAATTAGAAAAAAGAAGAAAGAGCGAAATTAA
- a CDS encoding putative immunoglobulin-blocking virulence protein encodes MIFLTKRGKIVLLTATPIIIIPVASALNQYLTSLNFPAFENTYSNSSPSTIAKNEIDKDLKFNSPVTNAIFKQKEENKPNQVQKIEDTKQPIIIKNPEKVEQKKPEIAAPQQAPTLKPKFAPQSATSGPNLIVGTELSRLTQLALQRKASGFSAEIKKLESRIANIDAQVKEINRYYDEEYNRNNGDDAPGSRRSWEEGRRLSLYSCEPSIDCPAIRLDQNKAELERLRREAANPKPLTAEEINLIKQGLLPDPDNPYAWGYDDEAKNPTLNRLKAENLSRVFNTPGYYSRVSSSISSLEYTGWTKSDVSNEFSNIFSENGVSGNSIKIYQYTPNEQNEDRANRSPIKAIVLNADDANAFDKFQKIMNQAIKQDNKIQAVVLQNVGSLNSLQNIDPILKAIPSSVIKLTLFLNNPAATRGLRGLENVKLKELELYSDSNAVSQHWSINPNALKNVDFISFDYQNQFNVTKNSGEKLPSSIIFNTLRFDKGDDVAKINEGLEIVFNSKINQRVFQGNFGGKGGWPTFLDFSDTNIKTLKGIWFDELNRVYNINVENWPEPFAKENFKGNRTLKFKRMIFQPDIVGGSDAYVVDISDFDGAQFSQRLAFGDPPPPPTEIQFKRNGQEIYGIPLYLKGQNLTGDAKSQLESFIRAANANGQRRITQIYVESDGLKSQLGGQIGNVLIQTKIANQNSQQGGDSDEIEV; translated from the coding sequence ATGATTTTTTTGACCAAAAGAGGCAAAATTGTTCTCTTGACTGCCACGCCTATAATAATTATTCCGGTTGCTAGCGCTCTTAATCAATATTTAACATCGCTAAATTTTCCGGCTTTTGAAAACACATATTCAAACTCAAGTCCATCAACAATTGCCAAAAACGAAATCGATAAAGATCTAAAATTCAATTCTCCAGTTACAAATGCAATTTTTAAGCAAAAAGAAGAAAATAAACCTAATCAAGTACAGAAAATTGAAGATACAAAACAGCCAATTATAATAAAAAATCCCGAAAAAGTTGAACAGAAAAAGCCAGAAATCGCCGCTCCACAACAAGCACCAACTTTAAAACCAAAATTTGCACCTCAAAGTGCAACTTCAGGTCCAAATTTAATAGTTGGTACTGAGTTAAGTCGGCTCACTCAACTTGCCTTACAACGAAAAGCATCAGGATTTAGCGCAGAAATTAAAAAACTCGAATCTCGTATTGCTAATATCGATGCCCAAGTAAAAGAAATAAATCGCTATTATGACGAAGAATATAATAGAAATAATGGTGATGATGCCCCTGGTTCACGAAGAAGTTGAGAAGAAGGACGTCGACTTAGTTTGTACTCCTGTGAGCCATCAATTGATTGCCCAGCAATTCGCCTTGATCAAAATAAAGCCGAATTAGAGCGTCTAAGACGCGAAGCAGCTAACCCAAAACCCTTAACCGCCGAGGAAATTAATCTTATAAAACAAGGTTTATTGCCTGATCCAGACAATCCTTATGCTTGAGGTTATGATGATGAGGCTAAAAATCCAACGCTAAATCGGCTAAAAGCTGAAAATCTTAGCCGAGTTTTTAACACTCCAGGTTATTATTCTCGTGTTTCAAGTTCAATTTCAAGCCTTGAATACACCGGTTGGACAAAATCTGATGTTTCAAATGAATTTTCAAACATTTTTTCTGAAAACGGTGTCTCAGGTAATTCAATCAAAATTTACCAATACACCCCAAATGAACAAAATGAAGACCGTGCTAATCGAAGTCCAATAAAAGCAATTGTTCTAAATGCCGATGATGCTAATGCTTTTGATAAATTTCAAAAAATTATGAACCAGGCAATCAAGCAAGACAATAAAATCCAAGCTGTTGTTCTTCAAAATGTCGGTTCCCTTAATTCATTGCAAAATATTGATCCAATTCTAAAAGCAATTCCTTCTTCAGTTATTAAGTTGACTTTATTTTTAAATAATCCAGCGGCAACTCGCGGACTAAGAGGACTTGAAAATGTCAAATTAAAAGAATTAGAACTCTATTCAGATTCAAATGCGGTCTCACAACATTGATCAATTAATCCAAATGCATTGAAAAACGTTGATTTTATTAGTTTTGACTATCAAAATCAGTTTAACGTTACAAAAAATTCGGGCGAAAAACTACCTTCTTCAATAATTTTTAACACACTTCGGTTTGACAAAGGCGATGATGTTGCTAAAATTAACGAAGGTCTTGAAATTGTTTTTAATTCCAAAATTAACCAACGTGTTTTTCAAGGTAATTTTGGCGGCAAAGGTGGTTGACCGACTTTTTTAGATTTTTCCGATACTAACATCAAAACTCTAAAAGGAATTTGGTTTGATGAACTTAACCGTGTTTATAATATAAATGTCGAAAACTGACCTGAACCTTTTGCAAAAGAAAATTTTAAAGGCAATCGAACCCTAAAATTCAAGCGAATGATTTTTCAGCCCGACATTGTTGGCGGCTCAGATGCTTATGTTGTTGATATTTCTGATTTTGATGGCGCCCAATTTAGCCAGCGGTTAGCTTTTGGCGATCCACCGCCGCCGCCAACTGAAATTCAATTTAAGCGAAATGGTCAGGAAATTTACGGAATTCCGCTTTATTTAAAAGGTCAAAATCTAACTGGAGATGCAAAAAGCCAACTTGAGTCTTTTATTAGAGCGGCAAATGCTAATGGCCAAAGACGAATTACCCAAATTTATGTCGAAAGTGATGGACTAAAATCCCAACTTGGCGGTCAAATTGGAAATGTTTTAATTCAAACTAAAATTGCTAACCAAAACAGTCAACAAGGAGGAGATAGCGATGAAATTGAGGTCTAA
- the pepF gene encoding oligoendopeptidase F, with amino-acid sequence MQFKKYSEIPEKHRFDLEVLLEGKTIEENFAEIVQISQKLIQMKDQQFDNVENFLHFKKLEEDFGIKYNKIYNYISNNISTNVVSPVFSQLNEKFSFLMSEFESKLGSLDVIFYKNEEKIRSWINDERVKPYLKDLNYRLDNKKHKLDDQVEEYLTKTSFGEVSVYKIFSILSNSETKFADIIDEKGDKLPLNSTNYFNYLKTGSPHVRQLAYQNYYSAYLEHKNTFANLFYQHIKSASVDAKTRNYPSLIQACLSSDRFLEDNLQNLFSNVAAAFPIFDKFFHAQKQFYKAKFGTKMNHWDRLVPLVEIKDNYSVEDAQEIVLKSIEPMGQEYVEIVKKSFSDRWIDYHYVPSKRSGAYSIGGSYGLEKKYILMNFDFTINSVHTLAHELGHSLHSYYSDLHQDYHNSSYPIFLAEIASIFNELMVDDYLLKNQDDDKLKFDIVFQKISTFISTVQRQVIWADYEATLYKKMDSGELTGSYDDFVKIYEQIIKKYKPNDDEIDEKSFIYSVIVPHYYYGYYVYKYAIGYLAANVFFQKYKKEGKTAIKNYIENFLSKGGSDWPSEILKNAGVDLSDPGMYRQAFSVLESQIDEYIRLGKKIFNIDF; translated from the coding sequence ATGCAATTTAAAAAATACTCAGAAATTCCCGAAAAGCACCGTTTTGATCTAGAAGTCTTACTTGAAGGCAAAACAATTGAGGAGAATTTTGCCGAAATAGTCCAAATTTCGCAAAAATTAATTCAAATGAAGGACCAACAATTTGATAATGTTGAAAATTTTCTTCATTTTAAAAAACTTGAAGAAGACTTTGGAATTAAATATAACAAAATTTATAATTACATTTCAAACAACATAAGCACAAATGTTGTTAGCCCTGTTTTTAGCCAACTTAATGAAAAATTTTCTTTCTTAATGTCAGAATTTGAGTCTAAATTAGGTTCGCTTGATGTTATTTTTTACAAAAATGAAGAAAAAATTCGCAGCTGAATAAATGATGAGCGCGTAAAACCTTATTTAAAAGATTTAAATTATCGACTTGATAATAAAAAACACAAACTTGATGATCAAGTTGAAGAATATCTTACAAAAACATCTTTTGGTGAAGTTTCAGTTTATAAAATTTTTTCAATTCTTTCAAATTCAGAAACTAAATTTGCTGATATTATTGATGAAAAAGGTGATAAATTACCGCTTAATTCGACAAATTATTTTAATTATTTAAAAACCGGAAGTCCTCATGTTCGTCAATTAGCCTATCAAAATTATTATTCAGCTTATTTGGAACATAAAAATACTTTTGCAAATTTATTTTATCAACATATTAAATCTGCCTCAGTTGATGCAAAGACAAGAAATTATCCTTCATTAATTCAAGCTTGCTTGTCTTCTGATCGGTTTTTAGAAGATAATTTACAAAACTTATTTAGTAATGTCGCCGCTGCATTTCCAATATTTGATAAATTTTTTCATGCCCAAAAACAATTTTATAAAGCAAAATTTGGAACAAAAATGAATCATTGAGACCGTTTAGTTCCGCTTGTTGAAATTAAAGATAATTATTCTGTTGAAGATGCCCAAGAAATTGTCCTTAAATCTATAGAACCAATGGGCCAAGAATATGTAGAAATTGTTAAAAAGTCTTTTTCAGATCGTTGAATCGACTATCACTACGTACCTTCTAAGCGTTCTGGAGCATATTCAATTGGCGGATCTTATGGTCTTGAAAAAAAATATATTCTTATGAACTTTGATTTTACAATTAATTCAGTTCATACTTTAGCTCACGAATTAGGGCATTCACTTCATTCTTATTATTCTGATTTACACCAAGATTATCACAACAGTTCATACCCAATTTTTCTTGCTGAAATAGCTTCAATCTTTAACGAATTAATGGTTGATGATTATCTTTTGAAAAATCAAGATGATGATAAACTCAAATTCGATATTGTTTTCCAAAAAATTTCAACCTTTATTTCAACAGTTCAACGCCAAGTTATTTGGGCTGATTATGAGGCTACTTTATATAAAAAAATGGACAGTGGTGAGCTAACTGGTTCATATGATGATTTTGTTAAGATTTACGAACAAATAATTAAAAAATACAAACCAAATGATGATGAAATTGACGAAAAATCCTTTATTTATAGCGTAATTGTTCCTCATTATTATTATGGGTATTATGTTTATAAATATGCAATTGGTTATCTTGCTGCTAATGTTTTCTTCCAGAAATACAAAAAAGAAGGAAAAACAGCAATAAAAAATTACATCGAAAATTTCCTTTCAAAAGGCGGATCTGATTGACCAAGCGAAATTCTCAAAAATGCTGGAGTTGATCTTAGCGATCCAGGAATGTACCGTCAAGCCTTTTCAGTTCTTGAAAGTCAAATTGATGAGTATATTCGTCTAGGTAAAAAAATATTTAATATCGATTTTTAG